A genomic stretch from Chryseobacterium sp. SNU WT5 includes:
- a CDS encoding DUF2795 domain-containing protein, whose amino-acid sequence MYWTLELASYLSDAPWPMTKAELIDYAIRTGAPMEVVENLQAIEDEGEIYESIEEVWSDYPTDDDFLWNEDEY is encoded by the coding sequence ATGTATTGGACATTAGAATTAGCTTCTTATCTAAGTGACGCACCTTGGCCTATGACTAAGGCGGAACTTATTGATTATGCAATTAGAACCGGTGCCCCAATGGAAGTGGTAGAAAACCTACAAGCCATTGAAGATGAAGGAGAGATTTACGAATCGATCGAAGAGGTTTGGAGTGATTATCCTACGGATGATGACTTCCTCTGGAACGAGGATGAATATTAA
- a CDS encoding GDP-mannose 4,6-dehydratase — MNYLVTGGSGFIGSHLIEHLLKNGHSVINIDNFDDFYNYKIKISNTLESIGKTLEFSFHKKEMDIQKLIFETSSKNYQLYYQDIKDKEGLGKVFQKHKIDLIIHLAALAGVRPSIERPLEYEEVNIRGTMNLWELAKEFKIQKFIAASSSSVYGNNEKIPFAESDPVENPISPYAATKKCGEIMGHVYHHLYNIDMIHLRFFTVYGPRQRPDLAIHKFTKLIAENREIPFYGDGSTARDYTYIDDIIAGIQKSIIYLETHHKVYEIINLGESEVITLDEMVETVENELQKKSTKKNHPMQQGDVQKTNADISKAKSLIGYHPTTNFQNGIKRFVEWFLRKRS; from the coding sequence ATGAACTACTTAGTCACGGGCGGAAGCGGATTTATCGGGTCCCACTTGATTGAACATCTATTAAAAAATGGACATTCTGTCATTAACATTGACAATTTCGATGATTTTTATAATTATAAAATAAAAATCTCCAATACTTTGGAGTCCATTGGTAAGACACTTGAATTTTCTTTTCATAAAAAAGAAATGGATATTCAGAAACTCATCTTCGAAACATCTTCAAAAAATTATCAGCTTTACTATCAGGACATCAAAGATAAAGAGGGTTTAGGTAAGGTTTTTCAAAAGCATAAAATTGACTTAATCATTCATCTTGCTGCACTTGCAGGTGTAAGACCTTCTATAGAGCGCCCTCTGGAATATGAAGAAGTGAATATTCGTGGGACGATGAATCTTTGGGAATTAGCAAAGGAATTTAAGATTCAAAAATTCATTGCCGCGTCCAGTTCCAGTGTTTACGGTAACAATGAGAAAATTCCTTTTGCAGAAAGTGATCCAGTTGAAAACCCGATCTCTCCTTATGCTGCCACAAAAAAATGTGGAGAAATCATGGGACACGTCTATCACCATTTGTACAATATAGACATGATACATCTGCGATTCTTTACCGTGTATGGGCCACGTCAAAGACCGGATCTAGCAATCCACAAATTCACGAAACTTATCGCAGAGAACAGAGAGATTCCATTTTATGGAGATGGTTCAACAGCTAGGGATTATACGTATATTGACGATATCATTGCTGGAATTCAAAAATCCATTATTTATCTTGAAACTCACCACAAAGTTTATGAAATAATCAATCTGGGTGAAAGTGAAGTGATTACCTTAGATGAGATGGTAGAAACGGTAGAAAATGAGTTGCAGAAAAAATCCACAAAAAAAAACCATCCTATGCAACAGGGCGATGTACAAAAAACAAATGCTGATATCAGCAAAGCAAAATCTTTAATCGGTTATCACCCAACCACCAATTTCCAAAATGGCATAAAAAGGTTTGTGGAATGGTTTTTGAGAAAACGTTCTTGA
- a CDS encoding GLPGLI family protein, whose protein sequence is MKKIVLIFCLLVFYKVTVAQNITFLYELSQKRDSDDNKYSTTPFYLDVMGKESVFRSEKDRYSDSLVEKTGFGIGSGLTFANQFYVKKNLSKMEIIKSITTPLMNYKYDLKISDTLDWQISPEKQRIGEIECQKAYLKYGGRSWVAWFSESIPLQDGPYIFNGLPGLIVKISDEQSNFVFNLVEVMSSKQKNIYI, encoded by the coding sequence ATGAAAAAAATAGTTTTAATCTTTTGTTTATTAGTATTCTACAAAGTAACTGTTGCCCAAAACATTACTTTCTTGTATGAACTCTCACAAAAAAGAGACTCAGATGATAATAAATATTCTACCACACCCTTTTATTTGGATGTGATGGGAAAAGAATCTGTTTTTCGTTCAGAAAAAGATAGATATTCAGATTCTTTAGTTGAAAAGACAGGATTTGGGATCGGTAGCGGACTAACTTTTGCAAATCAGTTTTACGTAAAGAAAAATTTATCTAAAATGGAGATTATAAAAAGCATTACAACTCCTCTGATGAATTATAAATATGATTTGAAAATAAGTGATACATTAGATTGGCAAATATCTCCAGAAAAGCAAAGAATAGGAGAAATTGAATGTCAAAAAGCATACTTAAAATATGGAGGCAGAAGTTGGGTAGCGTGGTTTTCTGAAAGTATACCCTTACAAGACGGGCCCTATATTTTTAATGGGTTGCCTGGGTTAATCGTTAAGATTTCAGATGAACAATCAAATTTTGTTTTCAATCTTGTAGAAGTGATGAGTTCTAAACAAAAAAATATTTATATTTAA
- a CDS encoding GNAT family N-acetyltransferase has protein sequence MSSTIVWKIKSFAELTAFELHQILQARIDVFVVEQNCPYNEVDGDDPNALHLWGELDQEIVAYCRIFKPGIKYKEASIGRVLTPLKFRKNKLGKRLMNFAIQIISSQFRTSEITISAQDYLIAFYTDLGFRSTAKSYLEDNIPHTEMKKF, from the coding sequence ATGAGTAGCACCATTGTTTGGAAAATCAAATCCTTTGCGGAGCTTACTGCATTTGAACTTCACCAAATACTACAGGCGAGAATTGATGTATTCGTAGTGGAACAAAACTGTCCATATAATGAAGTTGATGGTGATGATCCGAATGCGCTCCATCTTTGGGGAGAATTAGATCAGGAAATAGTTGCGTATTGTAGAATTTTCAAACCGGGAATAAAGTATAAAGAGGCTTCTATTGGCCGGGTTTTAACACCCCTGAAATTCCGTAAAAATAAATTAGGTAAGCGGTTAATGAATTTTGCGATACAGATTATATCTTCCCAATTTCGGACTTCCGAAATCACAATTTCTGCTCAGGATTACCTGATTGCATTCTATACCGATTTGGGATTTAGGTCAACTGCCAAAAGCTATTTGGAGGATAATATTCCGCATACCGAAATGAAGAAATTTTAA
- the secA gene encoding preprotein translocase subunit SecA, whose translation MGFIDKVLKGFLGEKSITDLKDVKKVVNKIKAVEPQIHDLTDDGLRAKTEEFKLKIKAATAEITSEIEHTQELIKNSSNVDEKETLFSKIEALKKDSYQIEEKVLADILPEAFALIKETSRRLTENGEIRVQATELDRELAATKDFVEIQGDLAIWKNEWDAAGTPIKWDMVHYDVQFIGGVVLHGGKIAEMATGEGKTLVGTLPIYLNALPGRGVHVVTVNDYLAKRDSAWMGPLYQFHGLTIDCIDLHQPNSDARRKAYNSSITYGTNNEFGFDYLRDNMVTSPSELVQGELNFAIVDEVDSVLVDDARTPLIISGPVPQGDRQEFDMLKPSVDRIVEIQKKTVSAIFHEAKKLITNGNTKEGGFKLLQAYRGLPKNRQMIKFLSESGHRALLQKVEGQYMQDNNRDMPIVDKDLYFVIDEKNNQIDLTDKGVEYMSAGNEDKDFFVLNDIGTEIAEVEAKNLTKEEEFEAKEKLFNEFAVKSERVHTLNQLLKAYTLFEKDDEYVVIDGEVKIVDEQTGRIMEGRRYSDGLHQAIEAKENVKIEAATQTFATVTLQNYFRMYNKLAGMTGTAETEAGELWEIYKLDVVVIPTNRPIVRDDRQDLVFKTNREKYNAVIEEIEKLTAVGRPVLVGTTSVEISQLLSKALQLRKIQHNVLNAKLHAREAEIVAMAGAPGVVTIATNMAGRGTDIKLQGEVKKNGGLAIIGTERHDSRRVDRQLRGRAGRQGDPGSSQFYVSLEDNLMRLFGSERIAKMMDRMGHKEGEVIQHGMISKSIERAQKKVEENNFGIRKRLLEYDDVMNKQRDVIYKRRKNALFGDHLKYDISNMIFDVAQSIVSRGKLEGDFKDFEHEIIKNFTMESPVTESEFKSKQVPELSDILFKAATEDYRMKLDLLKEKSFPIIENVFQNQGSMFKMIQVPFTDGIKTMTIVTDLKEAYESKCETLINDFEKNISLAIIDENWKLHLREMDDLRRSSQGAVYEQKDPLVIYKQESFYLFTEMVERVNKEIVSFLYKGEIPA comes from the coding sequence ATGGGTTTCATAGATAAAGTTCTTAAAGGGTTCCTAGGTGAGAAAAGCATTACTGATCTCAAGGATGTAAAAAAAGTTGTCAATAAAATTAAAGCAGTAGAACCGCAGATTCACGACCTAACAGATGATGGATTACGTGCGAAAACTGAAGAATTCAAACTGAAGATAAAAGCTGCCACTGCAGAAATTACCTCAGAGATTGAACATACCCAAGAACTGATCAAAAATTCTTCTAATGTTGATGAGAAAGAAACGCTCTTCTCTAAGATTGAAGCTTTGAAAAAAGACTCTTATCAGATTGAGGAAAAAGTCTTAGCCGATATTTTGCCCGAAGCTTTTGCTTTAATCAAAGAAACCTCTCGCAGATTAACAGAAAACGGTGAGATCCGCGTACAGGCAACGGAGCTTGATCGTGAATTGGCTGCAACTAAAGATTTCGTTGAGATTCAGGGAGATTTAGCTATTTGGAAAAACGAATGGGATGCTGCCGGGACACCTATCAAATGGGACATGGTTCATTACGATGTTCAATTTATTGGTGGGGTCGTTTTGCATGGTGGTAAAATCGCAGAGATGGCTACCGGTGAAGGTAAAACTTTGGTAGGAACACTTCCAATATACTTAAATGCTCTTCCCGGAAGAGGAGTGCACGTAGTTACGGTAAATGATTACTTAGCGAAACGTGACTCTGCCTGGATGGGTCCCCTTTATCAGTTTCATGGTTTAACTATTGACTGTATTGATTTACACCAACCTAATTCCGATGCAAGAAGAAAAGCATATAACTCAAGTATTACTTATGGTACCAATAATGAATTTGGTTTCGATTACTTGAGAGATAACATGGTAACATCGCCATCCGAACTTGTTCAGGGTGAATTGAATTTTGCCATCGTCGATGAGGTGGATTCTGTTTTGGTTGATGATGCCAGAACACCTTTGATCATTTCTGGGCCGGTTCCACAAGGAGACCGCCAGGAATTTGATATGCTGAAACCATCTGTAGACCGTATTGTAGAAATTCAGAAAAAAACAGTTTCGGCAATCTTTCATGAAGCGAAAAAGCTGATTACTAACGGAAATACAAAAGAAGGAGGATTCAAACTTTTGCAGGCATACAGGGGTTTACCTAAAAACCGTCAAATGATTAAATTCCTTTCGGAAAGTGGTCACAGAGCACTTCTTCAGAAAGTAGAAGGCCAATATATGCAGGACAACAACCGCGATATGCCGATTGTTGATAAAGATCTATATTTCGTTATCGACGAGAAAAACAATCAAATTGATTTAACCGATAAAGGGGTTGAGTATATGTCTGCTGGCAATGAAGATAAAGATTTCTTCGTTCTAAATGATATCGGAACTGAGATTGCAGAAGTTGAAGCGAAAAATTTAACGAAGGAAGAAGAATTTGAAGCCAAAGAAAAACTTTTCAACGAATTCGCCGTAAAATCTGAAAGAGTTCATACTTTAAATCAATTATTGAAAGCTTATACTTTATTCGAAAAGGATGATGAATATGTAGTAATTGATGGCGAAGTAAAAATCGTAGATGAGCAAACCGGTCGTATCATGGAAGGGAGACGTTATTCTGACGGACTTCACCAAGCGATTGAAGCGAAAGAAAACGTAAAGATTGAAGCTGCCACCCAAACTTTTGCCACGGTTACCCTTCAGAATTATTTCCGAATGTATAACAAACTTGCGGGAATGACTGGTACAGCGGAAACAGAAGCAGGTGAGCTTTGGGAGATCTATAAATTAGATGTAGTAGTTATTCCTACCAATAGACCTATTGTTAGAGATGACAGACAGGATTTGGTGTTTAAAACCAACCGTGAAAAATACAATGCAGTAATTGAAGAAATTGAAAAATTAACAGCAGTTGGCCGACCGGTATTGGTGGGTACGACTTCAGTTGAAATCTCTCAGTTATTGTCTAAAGCTTTACAACTAAGAAAAATTCAGCATAATGTGTTGAATGCTAAACTTCACGCTAGAGAAGCAGAAATCGTAGCAATGGCAGGTGCGCCTGGTGTTGTAACAATTGCAACCAACATGGCGGGTCGTGGAACAGATATTAAATTGCAAGGTGAAGTTAAGAAAAACGGAGGTTTAGCAATCATCGGTACCGAAAGACATGACTCTAGACGTGTCGATAGACAGCTGAGAGGTCGTGCCGGAAGACAGGGAGATCCAGGAAGTTCTCAGTTCTACGTTTCTTTGGAAGATAACTTGATGCGTCTTTTTGGTTCCGAAAGAATTGCAAAAATGATGGACAGAATGGGTCATAAAGAAGGAGAAGTAATTCAACACGGTATGATTTCTAAATCCATTGAAAGAGCGCAGAAAAAAGTAGAGGAAAATAACTTCGGGATTAGAAAAAGATTGCTGGAATATGATGATGTCATGAACAAGCAACGTGATGTGATCTACAAAAGAAGAAAGAATGCCCTATTCGGTGATCACTTGAAATATGATATTTCTAATATGATCTTTGATGTTGCACAGTCTATTGTTTCTAGAGGCAAATTGGAAGGAGACTTTAAAGATTTCGAACATGAAATCATTAAAAACTTTACCATGGAATCACCAGTTACCGAAAGTGAATTCAAATCGAAACAAGTTCCAGAACTTAGCGACATTCTATTCAAAGCAGCAACAGAAGATTACCGAATGAAATTGGATCTTTTGAAAGAAAAATCATTCCCAATTATAGAGAATGTATTCCAAAATCAAGGTTCAATGTTCAAAATGATCCAAGTCCCTTTCACAGATGGGATTAAAACAATGACCATCGTTACTGATCTAAAAGAAGCCTACGAATCAAAATGTGAGACCCTGATTAATGATTTCGAGAAAAATATTTCTTTAGCGATCATCGATGAAAACTGGAAACTTCACCTTCGGGAAATGGATGATTTAAGACGTTCTTCTCAAGGAGCAGTGTACGAACAGAAAGATCCTTTGGTAATTTACAAACAAGAATCGTTTTACTTATTCACCGAAATGGTAGAAAGAGTAAATAAAGAAATTGTATCATTCTTATACAAAGGCGAAATTCCAGCGTAA
- the yihA gene encoding ribosome biogenesis GTP-binding protein YihA/YsxC, protein MVIKTAEFVKSSDRWQDCPEPTMPEYAFIGRSNVGKSSLINALMNHKYLAKTSGTPGKTQLINNFLINGSWSLTDLPGYGYARVSKSMRKDFEKIITNYILNRKNLVNLFVLIDSRHTPQAIDIEFIEWCGENGIPFSIVFTKADKLKPNVLISNVENYKAELLKTWEDLPEIYVTSAEKKTGGKEILDFITKTNEFLMHNHVKF, encoded by the coding sequence ATGGTTATCAAAACGGCAGAATTCGTAAAAAGTAGTGATCGATGGCAAGACTGTCCAGAACCTACGATGCCGGAATATGCATTTATAGGAAGATCCAATGTAGGGAAATCATCATTGATTAACGCTCTTATGAATCATAAGTATTTGGCAAAAACCTCCGGAACTCCGGGAAAGACTCAATTAATTAATAATTTTTTAATTAATGGGAGTTGGTCTTTAACAGATTTACCGGGATATGGTTATGCCAGAGTCTCAAAAAGCATGCGTAAGGATTTTGAGAAGATCATAACCAATTACATTCTTAATCGGAAAAATTTGGTTAATTTATTTGTTCTGATTGATTCACGACATACTCCGCAAGCGATAGATATAGAATTTATAGAGTGGTGCGGTGAAAATGGAATTCCTTTTTCGATTGTATTTACGAAAGCAGACAAATTGAAGCCAAATGTATTAATTTCAAATGTTGAAAATTATAAAGCTGAACTTTTAAAAACTTGGGAAGATTTACCAGAAATCTATGTCACATCTGCCGAGAAGAAAACAGGTGGTAAGGAAATTCTTGATTTTATTACGAAAACCAATGAATTCTTAATGCACAATCACGTTAAGTTTTAA
- a CDS encoding ROK family protein, with protein sequence MSIINLSKQVALGIDIGGTNTKYGLVNHRGEILEKGILKTEDFPLVENFIEALYQKIRPLLDKHCSQKQLDGIGIGAPNANYYKGTIEQATNLHWKGIVPFAELMREKFGVPCTMTNDANAAALGEMMFGAARGMKDFIMITLGTGVGSGIVANGQLIYGHDGFAGELGHTVVKPGGRKHWSTGLEGTLESYASATGIAITAKKMRAEFPHSELNKYPEETISSKVVYQCAENGDPTAIEVFRYTGQKLGEALANFVMFSSPEAILLFGGVIKAGDFILKPTKLHMERNLLAIFRDKVKLVFSELNEADAAILGASALVWEK encoded by the coding sequence ATGTCAATAATCAATCTTTCTAAACAAGTAGCACTGGGTATAGACATCGGTGGGACCAATACAAAATACGGACTCGTTAATCATCGTGGTGAAATTTTAGAGAAAGGAATCCTGAAAACAGAAGACTTTCCGTTAGTAGAAAACTTCATCGAAGCATTGTATCAAAAAATACGCCCTCTACTGGACAAACACTGTTCACAAAAACAATTAGATGGAATAGGTATTGGTGCACCCAATGCAAACTATTATAAGGGTACCATCGAACAGGCAACAAATCTTCATTGGAAAGGAATTGTACCTTTCGCAGAACTGATGAGGGAAAAATTTGGAGTTCCCTGTACCATGACCAATGACGCTAATGCAGCAGCGTTAGGCGAAATGATGTTTGGAGCCGCAAGAGGAATGAAAGACTTTATTATGATTACGCTGGGCACCGGTGTTGGAAGCGGTATTGTAGCCAATGGTCAACTGATCTATGGCCACGACGGATTTGCCGGAGAACTTGGTCATACCGTAGTAAAGCCAGGCGGTAGAAAACATTGGAGTACTGGTTTAGAAGGGACATTAGAATCATACGCCTCTGCTACAGGGATTGCAATTACAGCAAAAAAAATGCGCGCTGAATTTCCGCATTCTGAACTGAACAAGTATCCTGAAGAAACGATAAGCTCCAAAGTAGTTTACCAGTGTGCAGAAAATGGTGATCCAACGGCTATTGAAGTATTTCGGTACACTGGACAAAAATTAGGGGAAGCCCTGGCAAATTTCGTTATGTTTTCTTCGCCAGAAGCCATTTTGCTTTTCGGAGGAGTGATCAAAGCAGGAGATTTTATTTTAAAGCCTACCAAACTCCATATGGAACGGAATCTTCTTGCTATCTTTCGTGACAAAGTCAAGTTGGTTTTTAGTGAACTTAACGAAGCAGACGCTGCTATATTAGGCGCCAGTGCCTTAGTATGGGAAAAATAA
- a CDS encoding S46 family peptidase, with product MKRIFLLLTFMLSFLQLKADEGMWLLTMIKRLNGVDLQKHGLKLTAEEIYSVNNSSLKDAIVQFGGGCTAEMVSKEGLLFTNHHCGYGNIAALSTPEKDHLTNGFWAMKRSEELPAKGLSVRFMVRMDDVSKRINDKLNNNMSGDERKNIIDAEFKAIQTENSENGKYTVVVKSFYNGNEFYYFVYQDFKDVRLVGTPPNALGKYGGDTDNWEWPRHTVDFSVFRVYADANGNPAEYAPGNVPMKPKHALPISLRGYKPGDFTMIVGFPGTTNRFLSSFGIEQMVTKDYPAWVEASKMAMDVMKKYMDKDQATKINYASQYASVANYWKNRQGTIDAVNKNGTIADKKKLEQTFQNWALLPENEAMYGSVLQEIKSNYSQISDRNVERNYSSQLQRNAKYISIAYQVGSLLKSYADQDEAGKAAMKPKVIAAIDRVYEKLNVKLEGEMLNSMVNLYQQRVNKNVGSQTLFAADAKTLSNVAFSSIFATKESAMNFVNNPDRLKIDADPLFKMANSFVEDQKLGGDKFAKIDEAFAKNSRIFLDGLRKSQPNTAFYPDANSTMRLTTGSITTLPERSDRNYAGIKQKDNYYTEINGMVAKHKVGDEEFELPQRFLDLVKKKDFGQYKDKKGFMPVNFLSNNDITGGNSGSPVLDGEGRLLGLAFDGNSEALSGDIIFDKKLQKTISVDVRMVLWTIEKYGNAGHLISEMTLVK from the coding sequence ATGAAAAGAATTTTTTTATTGCTCACATTTATGTTGAGTTTTCTGCAATTAAAAGCAGATGAGGGGATGTGGCTTTTGACAATGATCAAAAGACTGAATGGAGTCGATCTTCAGAAACACGGGTTAAAATTAACTGCTGAAGAAATTTACTCAGTGAATAACTCAAGTCTTAAAGATGCTATTGTACAGTTCGGTGGTGGATGTACTGCAGAAATGGTTTCTAAAGAAGGATTATTATTTACCAACCACCACTGTGGATACGGAAATATCGCAGCTCTTTCAACACCTGAAAAAGACCATTTGACCAATGGTTTCTGGGCAATGAAAAGATCAGAAGAACTTCCTGCAAAAGGACTTTCGGTTAGATTTATGGTGAGAATGGACGATGTTTCAAAAAGAATCAACGATAAGCTTAATAATAATATGTCTGGTGATGAAAGAAAAAATATCATCGATGCAGAATTTAAAGCAATTCAAACAGAAAACTCCGAAAACGGAAAATATACCGTTGTTGTAAAATCATTCTATAATGGAAATGAATTTTATTACTTCGTTTACCAGGACTTTAAAGACGTGAGATTAGTGGGAACTCCTCCCAATGCGCTAGGTAAATACGGTGGCGATACGGATAACTGGGAATGGCCGAGACATACTGTAGATTTTTCAGTATTCCGAGTGTATGCTGATGCTAATGGAAATCCAGCAGAATATGCACCTGGAAACGTCCCAATGAAACCAAAACATGCATTGCCTATTTCATTAAGAGGATATAAGCCTGGTGATTTTACAATGATCGTTGGGTTCCCTGGAACAACAAACAGATTTCTTAGTTCATTTGGAATTGAGCAAATGGTAACCAAGGATTATCCAGCTTGGGTAGAAGCTTCTAAAATGGCCATGGATGTGATGAAAAAATACATGGACAAAGATCAGGCAACAAAAATTAATTACGCTTCACAGTATGCTTCCGTAGCAAACTATTGGAAGAATAGACAAGGAACTATCGATGCTGTAAATAAAAACGGAACGATTGCCGATAAAAAGAAATTAGAACAAACCTTCCAGAACTGGGCGCTTTTACCAGAAAATGAAGCCATGTATGGGTCTGTTTTACAAGAAATTAAATCTAATTATTCCCAGATTTCAGATCGGAATGTAGAAAGAAACTACAGCTCTCAATTGCAGAGAAATGCAAAATACATCTCTATCGCTTATCAGGTAGGGTCACTGCTGAAAAGCTATGCTGATCAAGATGAAGCAGGTAAAGCAGCAATGAAACCTAAAGTGATAGCTGCAATTGATAGAGTTTATGAGAAATTAAATGTAAAACTGGAAGGTGAAATGCTAAACTCAATGGTAAATCTTTACCAACAGAGAGTTAATAAAAATGTAGGTTCACAAACCCTTTTTGCTGCTGACGCTAAAACATTATCAAATGTTGCATTTTCGTCTATTTTTGCTACGAAAGAATCGGCAATGAACTTTGTAAACAATCCTGACCGTTTGAAAATAGACGCAGATCCATTGTTTAAGATGGCGAATAGTTTTGTTGAAGATCAGAAATTAGGTGGTGATAAATTTGCTAAAATAGATGAAGCTTTTGCAAAAAACAGCAGAATATTTTTAGATGGTTTAAGAAAATCTCAACCTAATACCGCTTTCTATCCAGATGCAAACTCTACAATGAGATTAACTACAGGTTCAATAACGACCTTGCCAGAGAGATCAGATAGAAATTACGCTGGAATCAAACAAAAAGATAACTATTATACCGAAATTAACGGTATGGTAGCGAAACATAAAGTAGGTGATGAAGAGTTTGAATTACCACAGAGATTCTTGGATTTGGTTAAGAAGAAAGATTTCGGACAGTATAAAGACAAGAAAGGTTTTATGCCTGTAAATTTCTTATCTAATAATGACATTACAGGAGGTAACTCAGGTTCTCCAGTGTTAGATGGTGAAGGAAGATTGTTAGGTTTAGCATTCGATGGTAACAGTGAAGCGCTAAGCGGTGACATTATCTTTGACAAGAAATTACAGAAAACAATAAGTGTAGACGTAAGAATGGTTCTTTGGACTATTGAAAAATACGGAAACGCTGGTCATTTGATTAGTGAAATGACTTTAGTAAAATAG
- a CDS encoding bacteriocin-like protein, translating to MRNLKKLTRGDLKKVKGAGDMMAVVYAFLVMAL from the coding sequence ATGAGAAATTTGAAAAAACTTACAAGAGGTGATTTGAAAAAAGTAAAAGGTGCCGGAGATATGATGGCGGTAGTGTATGCTTTCTTGGTGATGGCTTTGTGA
- a CDS encoding alpha/beta fold hydrolase, with protein sequence MIFKTKKEKKFAFIEAGEGKPVILLHGLMGGLSNFDSTVKYFSDRGYKVFVPVLPIYDLPVLNTNLTTIAKFVSKFIDEKVGEPAVIVGNSMGGHVGLILTLARPELVTHLVLTGSSGLYERTFGDSFPRKSDKDYIRKKTEEVFYDPAIATTELVDEVFSVVNDRMKGIKTVMLARSAIKHNMLNDLPKITTPVCLIWGKQDNVTPPEVAVDMHKFLPNSDLFWIEECGHAAMMEKPEEFNDILYSWLEKTKK encoded by the coding sequence ATGATATTTAAAACTAAAAAAGAAAAGAAATTCGCTTTTATTGAAGCTGGAGAAGGGAAACCGGTAATTTTATTACACGGACTGATGGGTGGTTTAAGCAATTTCGATAGTACGGTTAAATATTTTTCGGACAGAGGATATAAAGTCTTTGTGCCTGTTTTACCTATTTATGATCTGCCTGTTCTTAACACGAATCTTACAACGATTGCAAAATTCGTTTCGAAGTTTATTGATGAGAAAGTAGGTGAGCCTGCTGTTATAGTTGGAAATTCAATGGGTGGTCATGTAGGATTAATTCTTACATTAGCAAGGCCTGAATTGGTTACGCACTTGGTATTAACAGGGAGTTCGGGTTTATATGAACGAACTTTTGGGGATAGCTTTCCTCGAAAAAGTGATAAAGATTATATTCGTAAAAAAACTGAAGAGGTGTTTTACGATCCAGCTATTGCAACAACTGAATTGGTAGATGAGGTTTTTTCTGTAGTCAACGACAGAATGAAAGGAATCAAAACGGTCATGTTAGCGAGAAGTGCTATTAAACATAATATGTTAAATGACCTGCCCAAAATTACAACACCAGTTTGTTTAATTTGGGGGAAACAAGATAATGTAACTCCGCCAGAAGTTGCGGTAGATATGCATAAGTTTCTACCTAACTCTGATTTATTCTGGATCGAAGAATGTGGTCATGCAGCAATGATGGAGAAACCAGAGGAATTTAATGATATTCTGTATTCCTGGCTGGAGAAAACAAAAAAGTAA